CTGCTGAAACAGCGGTACCGCCCGATATTCGAAATCCACCGCCACCGTGAGCCCTAGCCCGATGGCCAGCCGCTGCAGTTCTGCCACTTCCTGGCTGTTTAGGCCAACGGGTTTTTCCAGTAGCAGGTGCTTGCCGGCCTCCAGGGCCCGGCGGGCGAGCCCAAAGCGCGGGGCCGGTGGCGTGGCAATCACGATCGCTTCCACGGCCGGATCGGCCAGCAGGCCATCGAAATCATTGTGGCCAGGTAGTTCCTGCTGCCGGCAAGCGGATTCCAGCCGCTCTGGCCTGGGGTGCCATAGGGCCACGGGTTCGGTGTCGGGGCAGGCCCTAAGGGCAGCCAGGTGCACTTTTTCGCCAAAGCCGAGGCCGGCAACGGCAACTTTCAAGGGGGCGCTCATGCCGGCAGGGCAGCGCAGGAGGCTTCGATTACGCCGTTGATCAGGCTGTCCCCTGCCGCCGGCAGCCATTGGGCTCCGAATTGGGGCAGGCCATTGACGGATGTGTCGCGGTAGAGCTGCTGGCCGCAGTCGATCTCCATCACATAGAGATCACCCATGCGGGGTTTTTCCCCCTCCTTAGTGGCTGGCAGGAAGCGGCTCAACACCGATATGTAGCCGTCTTTTGTGTTGCGCAGGCTGCCGCTATCCCACCACTGCTGGCCTTGATCGCTGGCGGGAAGCTCCTGCCAATTAACTGGTCCGGCCCAGGCGGGCCTGCCGGATCCCAGTAGCAGCAGTAGGGCTAAAAGGGCGCTAGCAAGCAATTTGGCCATCAGGCGGGTACCAGTTGGCGACTGCCGTGCATTTTCAGCAGGGAGGCCAGGGTGGCCTTGAAGCTGGTGCGGGCCACGATTGCGTCGACAAAGCCGTGGTCCTGGAGATATTCGGCGGTTTGGAAGCCCTCCGGCAGCTTCTCGCGCAAAGTTTGTTCAATTACCCGCCTGCCAGCGAAGCCAATTAGGGCCTTGGGTTCGGCCAGGATTAGGTCGCCGAGCATGGCGAAACTGGCCGTTACCCCGCCGGTGGTGGGGTGGGTGAGCAGCGGCAAATAGAGCAATTCGGCTGCCTGGTGCCGCTGAAGTGCACCGGAAATCTTGGCCATCTGCATCAGGCTCAGCATGCCCTCCTGCATTCGCGCCCCACCGGAGGCACAGACGATCAAAACGGGATAGCGGCGGGAGGTTGCCTTTTCAATAAGGCGAGTCAGTTTTTCACCCACCACCGAGCCCATTGATCCGCCCATGAAGCGGAAATCCATTACGCCAAGGGCGAGGGGATGGCCGCTGCTCAGGCACAGGCCCGTGGTTACCGCATCCTTGAGGCCCGTGGTCTGCTGGCTGTCGCGGATGCGATCGGCGTAGCTACGGCGATCCTTGAAGGCCAGGGGATCGGTGGGTGACAACTCGGTATCAAGGGGCTCAAAGCTGCCTGGATCAGCGATCAGGCGGATGCGCTCTTCGCTGTTGATGCGGTGGTGATAGCCGCAGTTTTTGCAGACACTGGCGTTAGCCAGCAGGTCCTT
This genomic interval from Cyanobium sp. WAJ14-Wanaka contains the following:
- the accD gene encoding acetyl-CoA carboxylase, carboxyltransferase subunit beta; this translates as MSLFDWFADRQKNAPLVRINQEVEEGDGLWSKCPDCGTVVYRKDLLANASVCKNCGYHHRINSEERIRLIADPGSFEPLDTELSPTDPLAFKDRRSYADRIRDSQQTTGLKDAVTTGLCLSSGHPLALGVMDFRFMGGSMGSVVGEKLTRLIEKATSRRYPVLIVCASGGARMQEGMLSLMQMAKISGALQRHQAAELLYLPLLTHPTTGGVTASFAMLGDLILAEPKALIGFAGRRVIEQTLREKLPEGFQTAEYLQDHGFVDAIVARTSFKATLASLLKMHGSRQLVPA